AACACATGCGCCCCGGAGAGACTGTTCATTATATGATCCGCAAAATGGCATAGCACCCTGTTGGACAGGGTGTTTACAAAATCAAACCATTCTTTCTCTATGTTCTCGGAATTCCTATATCCATATTTTAGCATTCCCGATAGCTTGGGGTTGTCCCATAAAAGCTGATCCGCTTCACTTTTCAGGAGGTCCACAATGTTTCTAACGCCGTTATCGGTATGGTTAGGTCGATGTCGGTGATTCCATATATGTCCCAACCTTGCCAAAAGGCGTGGCTGCTGCTTACTCGAGGGGCGCAGGAACCGGTCAAGCAGGCAAAAAATCATGTCACTATGAACATATTTTTCCAGATCAAACTTTCTTCCATAAAACTGGTAAGCAATACTGTAAATGGTATGCGCCAGAGATAGCGGCGAAGATTTTGTCCCGACGGTATTGCTTTCGCCGCATTCAATCCCATTGAAAAACGACTGTAAATCTGAAGCCTTACCGACTTCAGTGTAACAACCTGCTAGAGTCAGTGATCCGTGATCGTCCGACCCTCCGACAAGGTTTTTTTGCCACGATATCTTATGAATTGGCTTCAGATTGTGTTTCCTGGCCAGTCTATCGATCGTCTCAGGGTTCAAGCTGGACACCAACAGGCGAAGGCATTCGTTTTGCTCTTCGCTACGGGCCCCGTTTAATTCAAGGTTTTTGAAAAGAAGCAGACCTTTTTCAAAGTTTTCGATTGTCAGCTTCGAATTGACCGAATATAGGGGATGGGCCCACGCATGAAAAATGCGCTGTTGATTCAGATAAGTAATGAGCGAATAGACATTTTCTCGCAGTTTCTGGATGTTGTAATGGTCTTTTTCTGTTATTTTGTAGACAAGGACATGAAGCTTGCACCCGTCCTCAGGGAAATACGTGGTTACCTCCTCGCTTACGAAAACGCCTTTTAGCCCCAGTATCTCCTGGCATCCCTCAATGCTGTTGTGATCGGTTATTGTGACCAATGACATCCCTTTTTTCTTGGTTATCTCATAGATATGAAGAGGTTCAGTAAAGCTTTCAGGGGAACCTACTTTCTTAAGTATCCATTCCGAAGGCCGTTTGGAGAACTTGGAGTGGCAATGCAAATCAATTTTCATGCTGTTCTACCTTTTTAAAACAGTTGAAGTTTGTGTTGATAAAGCCTATTCGACCAAAACGGATTCACCGGCGTTCACGACGTCTCCTGCCTTCACCTTGATTTTCATGCCAGGCAGGTCCGGAAGTATAAGGTCCACCTGGGAGCCTATCCGTATCATACCGTAAACCTCCCCTTTACTCAGTCCACTGCCCTCAGGCGCATAAGTGTCGATACCACTGACATGACCACCTGCAATCTGGACGACATAAGTAGAAATTGGTTGTCCTTTGAATAGCCCAATTATGCGGGTTACGGTTCGCTCATTTTCTACTATGTGTTTGCTGTTCCAATAATAGGGTTGGACATTGAAGATAGTCCTGAACTGCATTGAGCCCATGTTGAGGTTCTTGGTCTTTGCGGGATAGTGACGTACAAAATCGACTCTGCCCTCTATTGGGGAGCGGTTATAATGGACATTCAACGGACTCATGAACGTGCCAATCAGCACTTTTGGCATGGAGACATCTTCTTTGATTATGTCGGATATCTTGGCCGAAAGACCCTGCTTTATTACAATTACGTCGTCATCCGACACGAGGCGTTTGACATAAACAATGGTTCCGTCGGCGGGGCTTACAATGTTGTCACCTGGCGGAATTGACCGAGATGGATTCCGAAAAAACCAAACGTAGCGCCAAAAGAGAAAAGTCACCGCTAGCAAAGCGATGATTACGCCGCCTACTATCATCAATGTTTTAATTCTTTCCATACATCCGGCTCTAGAATTCGAACGAGCGCCACACCTGATGAAAAGGGGAAATCAATGACCTGAAACGCCTTTTCATATCTCTGCAACAACTTTAGCCATCGTTTCACCCCCGCATGTCGTATCATTTCCCTGATATAGATGTTGGAATCGTGCAGAAAGACGTAGGTGTTCGAGCAAGACTTTTTCAAAACCTCCACGAAATCGTGTTTTACATGTTTGTAATCATGGGCGCCGTCGATAAACGCCACATTAATTTCGGATAATCGTAGATCTTCGTACGACTGAAAAAACTCGTCGCTGCACATTCTGTAGTGCGTGACTATTTGATCCACATTAAATCTTTGAAAATGACTTTGCACAGTCTCTGAATCGTCCCAATTCCCTCTTCCTCCAAGTGTCTTGAAAGGACCATCCTTAAGTAATGAATACGAAGGATCAACAAACGTCAAAGCGCCAAAACCATTGTCTCTAATCCCGAGCGCAAGACAAACAACACTGAATCCATATCCGGAACCTATTACCAACGTGTGTTTGGGACGCAGCGCCCTGATAACGCCGTAATAGATGAACCCAAAACCGAGGTTAAGCTTGTCCGCTTGCTGATGATGTCCCAGAGGTTTGGCGTGATCAAAAATGTCTCGAAGAACAAATGAATTAAGACTGAACTCTCCCATGGATCCTTTGCCTCCTGCTTCCAAAAGAATTCGAGTGTTTCCTGTTAGGATTTGCTCCGCTCTTGGGTTGATTCAATTTATGAAAGGTTCCCATTCTATTAAACGGACTATTACGGCCTAGGCGTTAGGTTGGTATTAGGGACTTGTTAGTATTGCGTTGAGAATTTTTTCAGGACGTTAAGGGGATTATTGGGACAAGGAAAATTCGGCGAATTCATATTCTTCCCCAATGGGAAGCTTCTCGTCCTTAGCAAAAAACTATCCAATCCTTAATGTTCGGCTAACATGAAGCAGGCGTAATTAATCCATCTAATTTCCGGGAAGGTCGCAGGAATCGCTTGTAAATGACACTCGGTATCGAACGACGCACGATAATCTCGCTGGGACAGGGTCACAATTTTTCAATGAGAAATCTCCGAGAGATTCTCGGATGTCACGGAACCTCAGACGTCATAGACCCAAAATCAATTCCATTCGGGATCGACGACGTCACGGCCGGATCTGAAACTGAACTTCAAGCGGCAGTATTGGGAAAAACGGATTGCGTTGACCTGCCCATACGGATAAGAGAATCCAATTATTTCGCCAATATCGTGAGACGAGCCGCCTCTGGAGATACTTCCAGACAAGCCATAACGGAACTTGAGAAATACCTGTACGACAATCCGGAAAACATGTGGGAAAATAGTTGGGTCAGATTCCCCTTTTCATGTCTTAATCAATCCGCCAGAGAAATATTTGATTATGATTTGCTCTCGGACAAGCGTAAATCCGGCGGCACGTTAAGGACCGACGCTCACAAGTTTGTGTACCTTGATCAGGGGAAAGAATTCCTCCGTGTACCGATAAGCTACGTTATGAAACTCGCCTTGGCTGACGTAATCGGTTCACAAAAAGGGCTTCCTGAACTAATTCACTTTACTGGGACCCGCTTGATGGAGCACTTGTTGAACGATAACACGTCGCCTGAGACATTTTCTTTCAATGTGGTTCCTATTAGGCGGGAGTTGGAACTGGGCCGCTCCTTAGCCAAGGAGACCTCAAAAAGGTATCTCCTCACACAACTCCTCATCATGTATGCGAACAAGAAGTTCTTGCTTGAAGCTAACGGGCAGAAAGCCCTTCTGTATTTTTCCCCGCACCCTCCTACCCGTCAAAAAAAGCTCAACGATTGTATTTCGGACTCTTTTTACAGAGATCTGTTTATGAGCCCGTGCTTAAATGGATGGGACACTGGCCAAACAAAGCAGGATTATATGTGCTTGTGCCATCAAGTTCTCAGTCGCAGTCAACTCAACGCTGTGGCCAAACTTAGAGAAGCGGGCATAATTAATCGAAATCTGGTAGTCCTGCCAAATGTTTCCAATATTAGTCTCGCAAACAATGGGACTCACGTAAGCCTAGGGAGCGTTAAACTTACCCGGCGCCTTTCGAGTAGCTCTTCCGGATTCACTGCCGCTCATGAGAAATTTCTGGGAGACTTAGTCATCAAAATTGTGGAGCATTTCCTGCCCCTGTTTGTCGGCACATACAGCGCAGCTCCGTACAGACTCGGCTTCCCGGATTTTCACCCGGAGAAAGTCCTCGGTTTCTTACCGCACGAACTTGATTATACACATTTGAGAATGATCTGGCGGCGTTGGAAGAAAAAGGCCAAACTTAATATTTTGGGGCAACCGGTTACTCCTTTTGGAATCTCGCCGATAGACAAAGCGCTAACGACGCTGTTTCGGGTAAAAGGAGATTTTGTCCCTGATTTCAGGCTTATAGACTATCTAATCTCAGTCATGAGCACAAATGAAAGTCCAGGATTGGACGGAAAACTCGGCAATACTGACAGGCTCAAGAAAGACCTTTCCGATCTTGGTGTCTTCGACGAGAAGATGGCTCCATATTTCCTATATCGTCTGCGAGAATTCTCCAAAATGGGGTTCTCCGGTTTTGAGGGACGTCATTACAGTCTTTTCGGAAATCTTGAAAACGACATGGCAAACGCCGTTAATCTTCAACTCCTCGTTACAACTCTAGCCTTCAAACTTGCATTGCTTGGGGAGGTTTCGCATCGGCACATTCCCGATGATCCTTTCATAGAAAGTGAACGCAGGCAGATCTTCTTTGGATCGGCAATCGGCATCCCAACTTTTTATGTACGAATCGGCACGCCTAACCTCTTTATGAAACGAATCCTTGAATATACGCGAGGATTGCGCCAAAGCAGACGATATCCCGGTTATATGCGAGTCTATAACCAGGAGTACCTTCTCGGGCTCACCAGGCTGCTCCAAGCGGAAGCCGCCGATCTCATTGAAATGTTCGATCTCAAAAACCTGTTAGACGACCTGTTAAACAGGCTGAAAAACCCATCGCAATTTTCTGTTGCCGGACGTCTGACTTCGGCCATTCTAGATATCTCAGCGGCTAAATCGCCTATGAAGTTAAATGCCGAAACCTTTAACTTGTCCGCAGAAACTTACTATCGATCGACGCTAAAAAAGAATCATGTTCTGGAAGGCCTCAACTTTCTTCATGAAGACCTAAGTTCGTTAGACTCAAACCAGGCTTTTCTGAAACAAGATTATCGTGAAGCTATTCACTACGTGGTCAAAGATCGGGATACGCGAAAGTTTCTTGAAGATATCAGCGAAGATGTTCTGAGTGAATCCGTTCCTTTGGACATCATAGAGAAACTCATAAACCTCATTGTCATTACCATTCACAGCGATGCGGATGAACCTTTTAAAAACATTAGGAGAATTGAAATACATGATAATGATGAGCCACCAGTTTGTGGAGAGAGAAACTGGGAGGATCAGGACGGAAAAACTTATTGGAGATAAAGCTATCCAATTTCTTTATTCGTCCGCAAGAGAAAGGGCCCCTTTTCTTTTCCGGGCAGTAACAAGCGCTCGATTTTCAAGTGAGCTTCTATCATTTCTGAAATTCGACATGAGAATTTGGTTGTTTTCAAGACGCTCGTTAGAGGCTCTTGGAATAAATTTAGATGATTGCCTTCACCCAGAAGAATTTATAACGATGCGACGTGTCTTTGAACGCCAAATTCGTTACTGGGAATGCCGGCCAATGGATCAATGTCCCACATCAGTTGTTTGTCCCGCCGATTCCAGGGTTATTGTCGGGTCGTTGAACGACACATCTAATCTATTCCTAAAGGGAAAATTCTTTGATTACGAAGAACTCCTGGGAAAGGACAAACTGCAATGGCTCGAAGCCTTCCGAAATGGAGATTTCGCCATTTTCAGGTTAACTCCGGAAAAATATCATTACAACCATACCCCTGTCGCAGGGGCGGTGGTAGATTTTTATGAAATCTCCGGTGGTTATCATTCGTGCAACCCATCTGCGGTCATAAATGTCGTAACGCCATTTTCGAAAAACAAACGTGTAGTTACCATAATTGATTCCGATGTTCCAGGTGGGACAGGCGTCGGACTCGTCGCGATGCTGGAAGTTGTGGCGCTCATGATCGGTGACGTAGTTCCGGCATATAGCGAAACACAATATGACAATCCGAAAAAGATAATCCCGGGGATGTTCTTGAAAAAAGGGGCCCCTAAAAGTCTTTATCGTCCGGGTAGCAGTACTGATCTTTTGATATTTCAGCCCAACCGAATAAGATTTTCTGACGATCTGCTCAGAAATCTTACTCTTACAAATGTGAAGAGCCGATTCTCGGCAGGTTTTGGAAAGCCGTTGGTAGAAACGGACATCAAAGTCAGGGCTACCATAGGTAAAGCGATTTTTGAGTTGGAGTGTTAAACGTGTGGCCAGCTTAATTAACCAACGTTCCATTTCCTCATGAAATATAATAAATCGACTCGGAGAAAGATGGATGTATGAAGTAGTTTTTGTCCTCAGTTTAGGCATGGTCTTCATTTCACTATTGGGCTGGGCTTTCAAGGCCCTACCTCAAGAAAATTGGCAAATTCTCGCAACGGTTCCTTTAACTAAACAGGGACCTCAAAATTGGAAGGGGCTCAACCTGACATACTATGGCCTTTTCATAGCCATAGCCACCGTTATCAGTGTATCCATCCTACTGGTTCTTACATCGGCTGTTCTTGTGCCGATTACGTTGACCTTCCTTGTCGTGGCGTTTGTTCTGTTGATCGGACTGGTCGCGTCAAGAGCCGTCGCATCACTGGTAGAACACAAACCGCATACATTTACTATTGCAGGGGCGTGTTTTGCAGGAGTTTTTATTGTCCCTCCGATTGTTTTCATTCTTGATCGTTTCATTATTCCGGAGCAAAATCATCTCCCGGTCATTCCAGTTTTGGCTTCTCTCGCTATTGCTTACGCCATTGGGGAAGGTATAGGGCGATTAGCTTGTATCAGCTTCGGTTGCTGTTATGGAAAGCCTTTATCTGAATGTCACCCGATTATGGGACGTTTCTTGGGTAGATATGGCCTTGTATTTACTGGAAAACTTAAGAAAATAGCTTATGAAGGGGGGCTTGACGGTAAATGCGTTGCGCCTGTCCAAGCGATTACAGCCGTCTTATATGTTACGGCAGGCTTAGTTGCGACTTTGTTTTTTCTAAAGAACTATTATTCAGTGGCGCTCATATTGACGATAGTTGTTACCCAATCGTGGCGAATTTTATCGGAAACCTTAAGGGCAGATTACAGGGGGCCGGGAAATTTTACCGCGTATCAGATCATGGCTTCGGTCTCAATGGCTTATGTCGTAATCGTGGCCTATC
This window of the Desulfomonilaceae bacterium genome carries:
- a CDS encoding phosphatidylserine decarboxylase — its product is MERIKTLMIVGGVIIALLAVTFLFWRYVWFFRNPSRSIPPGDNIVSPADGTIVYVKRLVSDDDVIVIKQGLSAKISDIIKEDVSMPKVLIGTFMSPLNVHYNRSPIEGRVDFVRHYPAKTKNLNMGSMQFRTIFNVQPYYWNSKHIVENERTVTRIIGLFKGQPISTYVVQIAGGHVSGIDTYAPEGSGLSKGEVYGMIRIGSQVDLILPDLPGMKIKVKAGDVVNAGESVLVE
- a CDS encoding class I SAM-dependent methyltransferase, whose translation is MGEFSLNSFVLRDIFDHAKPLGHHQQADKLNLGFGFIYYGVIRALRPKHTLVIGSGYGFSVVCLALGIRDNGFGALTFVDPSYSLLKDGPFKTLGGRGNWDDSETVQSHFQRFNVDQIVTHYRMCSDEFFQSYEDLRLSEINVAFIDGAHDYKHVKHDFVEVLKKSCSNTYVFLHDSNIYIREMIRHAGVKRWLKLLQRYEKAFQVIDFPFSSGVALVRILEPDVWKELKH
- a CDS encoding phosphatidylserine decarboxylase yields the protein MRRVFERQIRYWECRPMDQCPTSVVCPADSRVIVGSLNDTSNLFLKGKFFDYEELLGKDKLQWLEAFRNGDFAIFRLTPEKYHYNHTPVAGAVVDFYEISGGYHSCNPSAVINVVTPFSKNKRVVTIIDSDVPGGTGVGLVAMLEVVALMIGDVVPAYSETQYDNPKKIIPGMFLKKGAPKSLYRPGSSTDLLIFQPNRIRFSDDLLRNLTLTNVKSRFSAGFGKPLVETDIKVRATIGKAIFELEC
- a CDS encoding prolipoprotein diacylglyceryl transferase family protein — its product is MYEVVFVLSLGMVFISLLGWAFKALPQENWQILATVPLTKQGPQNWKGLNLTYYGLFIAIATVISVSILLVLTSAVLVPITLTFLVVAFVLLIGLVASRAVASLVEHKPHTFTIAGACFAGVFIVPPIVFILDRFIIPEQNHLPVIPVLASLAIAYAIGEGIGRLACISFGCCYGKPLSECHPIMGRFLGRYGLVFTGKLKKIAYEGGLDGKCVAPVQAITAVLYVTAGLVATLFFLKNYYSVALILTIVVTQSWRILSETLRADYRGPGNFTAYQIMASVSMAYVVIVAYLLGSGANPDASLGMGLASLWNPAVIIFLQVVGLVVFLYTGRSMVTAATISFHIVRDRI